The Megasphaera stantonii genome includes a window with the following:
- a CDS encoding murein hydrolase activator EnvC family protein, with the protein MVTFTKQKKYVAAMVISALLSPCFASFAEDEDLQNQLADVQQQMAEQEQKKNEAEAVIGSVFEKLRVIQENLDAAEAEYKSISDQLAQTEAKIRDTEARLAAEQAKLDKRLDVFSVRIRDIYMHGQLNYLDVILGAKDFNDFANRVELLRRVVAADMELISSIREQRDIIHQARQELEAERQHQVQLKAEAEQKKAEIEEHKKEQQAILYQAENDKATAEAAYRELEASSAAIGEMLRQRAAERAAAAAAAAAQQSSGGGGYTSYQPVSGSGAMMWPVNGVITSEYGYRVHPIFGSTIYHSGMDIGVDYGTPVAAADSGYVVEAGWISGYGYAVIIDHGNGLSTLYGHNESLAVSAGQSVSKGQTIAYAGSTGNSTGPHVHFEVRSNGDPVDPMAYL; encoded by the coding sequence ATGGTTACGTTTACGAAACAGAAAAAATACGTAGCCGCCATGGTCATATCGGCCTTGCTGAGCCCGTGCTTCGCGTCCTTCGCCGAAGACGAGGATTTGCAGAACCAGCTGGCCGACGTGCAGCAGCAGATGGCGGAACAGGAACAAAAGAAGAATGAAGCCGAAGCGGTCATCGGCAGCGTCTTTGAAAAGCTGCGGGTCATCCAGGAAAACCTCGACGCCGCCGAAGCGGAATACAAGTCGATTTCCGACCAGCTGGCCCAGACGGAAGCCAAAATCAGGGATACGGAAGCCCGGCTGGCAGCCGAACAGGCTAAGCTCGACAAGCGTCTCGACGTGTTCAGCGTCCGCATCCGCGATATTTATATGCACGGCCAGCTCAATTATCTCGACGTCATTCTGGGAGCCAAGGACTTCAATGACTTTGCCAACCGCGTCGAACTGCTGCGCCGGGTCGTGGCCGCCGACATGGAGCTGATTTCGTCCATTCGGGAACAGCGGGACATCATCCATCAGGCACGGCAGGAACTGGAAGCGGAACGGCAGCATCAGGTACAGCTGAAGGCCGAAGCGGAACAGAAGAAGGCTGAAATCGAAGAACATAAGAAGGAACAGCAGGCTATTCTGTATCAGGCTGAAAACGACAAGGCCACGGCAGAAGCGGCGTACCGCGAATTGGAAGCGTCTTCGGCAGCTATCGGCGAAATGCTCCGCCAGCGCGCGGCCGAACGGGCGGCAGCAGCCGCTGCCGCGGCGGCCCAGCAGTCGTCGGGCGGAGGCGGATACACGAGCTATCAGCCCGTCAGCGGGTCCGGCGCTATGATGTGGCCGGTCAACGGCGTCATTACGTCCGAATACGGTTACCGCGTCCATCCTATATTCGGCTCGACCATTTATCACAGCGGCATGGATATCGGCGTCGATTACGGCACGCCCGTAGCGGCGGCCGACAGCGGCTACGTCGTGGAAGCCGGCTGGATCAGCGGCTACGGCTACGCCGTCATCATCGATCACGGCAACGGCCTGTCGACCTTGTACGGCCACAACGAATCCCTGGCCGTATCGGCCGGCCAGTCGGTCTCCAAAGGGCAAACCATCGCCTATGCCGGCTCGACGGGCAACTCGACGGGGCCCCACGTTCACTTTGAAGTGCGTTCCAATGGGGACCCTGTAGACCCCATGGCCTACTTATAA
- a CDS encoding glutamate-5-semialdehyde dehydrogenase codes for MESEVVVKARAAKMGAQELALVGTDTKNKALAYLADELERQSARIIEANHLDIAAARNNGLSEAMLDRLKLTEQRIHDMAAGVRQVIELSDPVGRCLEEWDRPNGLHICKVTVPLGVIAIIYESRPNVTVDAAALCVKSGNACVLRGGSEAIHSNTALVAVIKEALKAAGLNPDIVGLLENTDRALVKELLTLRQYIDLAIPRGGAGLIRMVVETATVPCVETGSGVCHVYVDKDADLDMAVRIIENAKVSRPSTCNAMETLLVHESVLAPLMKKLVPVMKQDCVEMRGDDLARSVDSAVLAAEEADWETEYNALVMSIRTVSSLEEALEHIRRYSTHHSEAIVTDNPETAEAFLRSVDSAAVYVNASTRFTDGFEFGFGAEIGISTQKLHVRGPMGLEALVSYKYVVRGQGQIR; via the coding sequence ATGGAATCAGAAGTAGTAGTCAAAGCCAGAGCGGCTAAAATGGGGGCCCAGGAGCTGGCCTTAGTTGGTACGGATACGAAAAACAAAGCATTGGCGTATTTAGCCGACGAGCTGGAACGGCAGTCGGCCCGCATTATCGAAGCCAATCACCTGGATATTGCCGCGGCACGGAACAACGGCCTGAGCGAAGCCATGCTGGATCGTTTGAAGCTGACAGAACAGCGGATTCACGATATGGCTGCCGGCGTGCGCCAGGTCATCGAGCTTTCCGACCCGGTCGGCCGCTGCCTTGAAGAATGGGACCGGCCCAACGGGCTGCATATCTGCAAGGTGACTGTGCCCTTGGGCGTCATCGCCATCATTTACGAATCGCGGCCCAACGTCACCGTCGACGCTGCTGCCCTGTGCGTCAAGTCGGGCAACGCCTGCGTCCTCCGCGGCGGCAGCGAGGCCATTCATTCCAATACGGCTTTAGTTGCCGTCATTAAGGAGGCTCTCAAAGCGGCGGGCCTCAATCCCGACATCGTAGGTCTGCTGGAAAATACGGACCGGGCTCTGGTGAAGGAGCTGCTGACCCTGCGCCAGTACATCGACCTGGCCATTCCCCGCGGCGGCGCCGGCCTCATCCGCATGGTCGTCGAAACGGCGACGGTGCCCTGCGTCGAAACGGGAAGCGGCGTCTGCCACGTCTACGTCGACAAGGACGCCGACCTGGACATGGCCGTCCGCATCATCGAAAACGCCAAGGTGTCCCGGCCGTCGACGTGCAACGCCATGGAAACGCTGCTGGTTCATGAAAGCGTATTGGCCCCGCTGATGAAGAAGCTCGTGCCGGTCATGAAGCAGGACTGCGTCGAAATGCGCGGCGACGACCTAGCGCGCAGCGTCGACAGCGCCGTCCTTGCCGCAGAGGAAGCCGACTGGGAAACGGAATACAACGCCCTCGTCATGTCTATCCGGACCGTGTCGTCCTTAGAAGAAGCGCTAGAGCACATCCGCCGCTACAGCACGCATCACTCCGAAGCCATCGTAACGGACAATCCGGAAACGGCCGAAGCCTTTCTGCGCAGCGTCGATTCGGCAGCAGTGTACGTCAACGCATCGACGCGGTTTACCGACGGCTTTGAATTCGGCTTCGGCGCGGAAATCGGCATCAGCACGCAGAAGCTGCACGTCCGCGGCCCCATGGGGCTGGAAGCCCTCGTATCCTATAAATACGTCGTCCGCGGTCAGGGCCAGATCCGGTAA
- the ftsE gene encoding cell division ATP-binding protein FtsE — protein MIDFKDVSKVYENGSVALSHVSLHIGKGEFVFVVGASGAGKSTFIKMLSHEELPSQGSVFVDGIEVNKLPKSRVPYLRRKMGIVFQDFRLLPNKTAAENVAFAMEVIESPRKVIKERVRTVLDLVGLLSKADDLPQNLSGGEQQRVAIARAIVNRPLLLIADEPTGNLDPDTSKDIMETFKKINHMGTTVLMVTHDKQMVDLMNKRVIEIVDGKIARDEQKGGYGDED, from the coding sequence ATGATTGATTTCAAAGACGTATCAAAAGTATATGAAAATGGTTCCGTAGCCTTGAGCCATGTGTCGCTGCACATCGGCAAGGGCGAATTTGTATTTGTCGTCGGCGCTAGCGGCGCCGGCAAATCGACGTTTATCAAGATGCTGTCCCATGAAGAACTGCCCAGCCAGGGCTCGGTCTTCGTCGACGGGATAGAAGTCAATAAGCTGCCTAAGAGCCGCGTGCCTTATCTGCGGCGCAAAATGGGGATCGTCTTCCAGGATTTCCGCCTCCTGCCCAATAAGACGGCTGCGGAAAACGTGGCCTTCGCCATGGAAGTCATCGAATCGCCGCGGAAGGTCATTAAAGAGCGGGTGCGGACGGTTCTCGACCTGGTCGGCCTGCTGAGCAAGGCCGATGACCTGCCTCAGAACCTGAGCGGCGGCGAACAGCAGCGCGTAGCTATCGCCCGGGCAATCGTAAACCGCCCTCTGTTGCTCATAGCCGACGAACCGACGGGCAACCTGGACCCGGATACATCCAAGGATATTATGGAAACGTTTAAGAAAATCAACCACATGGGTACGACGGTCCTCATGGTTACCCATGATAAGCAGATGGTCGATTTGATGAACAAGCGGGTTATCGAAATCGTCGACGGCAAAATAGCCCGGGACGAACAGAAAGGGGGATACGGCGATGAAGATTAG
- the proB gene encoding glutamate 5-kinase, protein MAGNRELLQKKNRIVVKVGSSTLTHETGKLNYHRIERLAMEIADLANQGKEMVLVSSGAVSAGMGPLGLSARPKTIREKQAVAAVGQGVLMHTYEKMFREYGQNVGQVLLTRMDAQDRKKFMNSRNTLLTMLQMGVIPIINENDVVAIDEFKIGDNDTLSAMVSNFIEADLLIILSDVDGLYTANPQTHPEARIIPVVTEVDKHVYDIAGGAGSSIGTGGMYTKIQAASIATSSGVDMVIASGSEDGVLRRICQGEDVGTWFTAKDSNLHTKKRWLLSGSKAQGSLIVDGGCRNALVEHGSSLLPVGIAAVEGEFHEGDIVNVMYEGLVIAKGIVNYNSESVEAIKRHKTDDIEKILGHEGVYEEVIHRDNLVVMQ, encoded by the coding sequence ATGGCCGGTAACCGGGAATTGCTGCAAAAGAAAAATCGCATTGTCGTCAAGGTAGGGTCGAGCACCCTGACCCATGAGACAGGGAAGCTCAACTACCACCGCATCGAGCGGCTGGCAATGGAAATCGCCGATTTGGCAAATCAGGGGAAGGAAATGGTTCTCGTGTCGTCAGGCGCCGTCAGCGCCGGCATGGGGCCGCTGGGGCTGTCGGCGCGGCCCAAGACGATCCGCGAAAAGCAGGCCGTCGCCGCCGTTGGGCAGGGCGTCCTCATGCATACTTATGAAAAGATGTTCCGCGAATACGGGCAGAACGTCGGTCAGGTACTGCTGACGCGCATGGATGCCCAGGACCGTAAGAAATTTATGAATTCTCGCAATACCTTGCTGACGATGCTGCAGATGGGCGTCATCCCCATCATCAACGAAAATGACGTCGTAGCCATCGACGAGTTTAAAATCGGCGACAACGACACCTTGTCGGCTATGGTCAGCAATTTCATCGAAGCCGATTTGCTTATCATCCTCTCCGACGTAGACGGCCTGTATACGGCCAATCCGCAGACCCATCCCGAGGCTCGCATCATTCCCGTCGTGACGGAGGTGGACAAGCACGTCTACGACATTGCCGGCGGAGCCGGCTCGTCTATCGGCACGGGTGGAATGTACACGAAGATACAGGCCGCGTCCATTGCCACCTCGTCAGGCGTTGACATGGTCATCGCTTCGGGCAGTGAAGACGGCGTCCTGCGCCGCATTTGCCAGGGCGAGGACGTCGGCACCTGGTTTACGGCCAAGGATTCGAACCTGCATACGAAAAAGCGCTGGCTCCTGTCGGGAAGCAAGGCTCAGGGGAGCCTTATCGTAGACGGAGGCTGCCGCAACGCCCTCGTCGAGCACGGTTCCAGCCTGCTGCCCGTAGGCATCGCCGCCGTAGAGGGCGAGTTCCACGAAGGAGACATCGTCAACGTCATGTACGAAGGCCTCGTCATTGCCAAGGGCATCGTCAACTACAACAGCGAAAGCGTCGAAGCCATTAAGCGCCACAAGACCGACGACATCGAAAAGATTCTCGGCCACGAAGGCGTATATGAAGAAGTCATTCACCGCGACAACCTCGTCGTCATGCAGTGA
- a CDS encoding YhbY family RNA-binding protein: protein MNNKDKKKLKAMASLMPSVVQIGKEGLSDAVIDSARAAITARELIKAHVLNNANLDTRETMEDLADMLGAELVQVIGHYGVLFKKKDEKSHFDFITM from the coding sequence GTGAACAATAAAGATAAGAAGAAATTAAAAGCTATGGCCAGTCTCATGCCGTCGGTCGTGCAGATCGGCAAGGAAGGACTGAGCGACGCTGTCATCGACAGCGCCAGAGCGGCTATTACGGCGCGGGAGCTCATCAAAGCCCACGTCCTGAACAACGCCAATCTGGACACGCGGGAAACGATGGAAGACCTGGCCGATATGCTGGGCGCCGAGCTGGTGCAGGTCATCGGCCACTACGGCGTATTGTTCAAGAAAAAAGATGAAAAATCGCACTTCGATTTTATTACGATGTAA
- a CDS encoding S41 family peptidase has translation MKESIKRFFQEAKPFFQWITTVVASVLLLLAALSYELTGDYMGIFKFFRIIAVVEDHYAGDVDKKALLDGAMKGVVDTLGDKHSTYLTGDEFKMFTEQMTGSYAGIGVYISQANEGVFIAGVIDGSPASEAGLQRGDVIMAIDGQPTAGMELEDVSLSIRGPENTSVVLTIRRDGADKDMTLIRRNIHMQTAAGEMIEGTDIGYIRIALFSEDTGREFTEAYQSLRAQGMKKMILDLRNNPGGLVDQATLVASNFVPKNSVVVSYTSSDGQEEQFVADGTDEVIPLVVLVNENSASASEIVAGDVQDLQLGPIVGVRTFGKGTVQGVYPVTKDDAVKVTVAKYRTTKGREVEGKGIEPDVVVPLQPNDPVDYQLEKAMELLQKP, from the coding sequence ATGAAAGAGTCTATCAAGCGTTTTTTTCAGGAAGCAAAGCCCTTTTTCCAGTGGATTACGACGGTCGTCGCCTCGGTTCTTCTGCTGCTGGCCGCCTTGTCGTACGAATTGACGGGCGACTATATGGGGATTTTTAAGTTTTTCCGCATCATTGCCGTCGTAGAGGATCATTATGCCGGCGACGTCGATAAGAAGGCCCTGCTCGACGGGGCCATGAAGGGCGTTGTAGATACGTTGGGCGACAAGCATTCGACGTATTTGACCGGCGATGAATTCAAGATGTTTACGGAGCAGATGACCGGCTCCTATGCCGGCATCGGCGTGTACATCAGCCAGGCCAACGAAGGCGTGTTCATTGCCGGCGTCATCGACGGCAGCCCGGCCAGCGAGGCGGGGCTGCAGCGGGGCGACGTCATCATGGCTATCGACGGCCAGCCGACGGCGGGAATGGAGCTGGAAGACGTATCCCTGTCCATCCGCGGCCCGGAAAATACGTCCGTCGTCCTGACGATCCGCCGCGACGGCGCCGACAAGGACATGACCTTGATACGCCGCAACATCCACATGCAGACGGCGGCCGGCGAGATGATCGAAGGGACGGATATCGGCTACATCCGCATTGCCTTGTTCAGCGAGGACACGGGTCGGGAATTTACCGAAGCCTATCAGTCCCTGCGGGCCCAGGGCATGAAAAAGATGATCCTCGACCTGCGCAATAATCCCGGCGGGCTAGTCGACCAGGCGACGCTGGTGGCCAGCAACTTCGTGCCGAAGAACAGCGTCGTCGTGTCCTATACGAGCAGCGACGGCCAGGAAGAGCAGTTCGTCGCCGACGGGACGGACGAGGTCATTCCCCTCGTCGTGCTGGTCAATGAAAATTCAGCCAGCGCGTCGGAAATCGTCGCCGGCGACGTGCAGGACTTGCAGCTGGGGCCCATCGTCGGCGTCCGCACCTTCGGCAAGGGAACCGTCCAGGGCGTCTATCCCGTTACGAAGGACGACGCCGTAAAGGTCACCGTAGCCAAGTATCGGACGACGAAGGGGCGGGAAGTCGAAGGCAAGGGCATCGAGCCCGACGTCGTCGTGCCCCTGCAGCCGAACGATCCCGTCGACTATCAGCTGGAAAAAGCGATGGAACTATTGCAGAAGCCGTAA
- the obgE gene encoding GTPase ObgE, translated as MFIDRARIFVQSGKGGDGMSSFRREKFVPKGGPDGGDGGHGGNVVLVADRNVNTLVDFRFRRLFKAKPGGKGQGANCYGRNAEDLLITVPLGTIVKDEESGQIIADLSHDGQQAVVAKGGRGGRGNWHFRSSSNRTPTFAERGEPGEERWLRLELKVLADIGLLGYPSVGKSSILRKVSAAQPEVAAYHFTTLNPILGVVDLSDHRSFVMADIPGLIEGASEGVGLGHDFLRHIERTKILVHVLDVSGMEGRDPIEDYEKINEELRKYSEKLSRKKQIIAANKIDMLGDSDNLERLKAYMDERGQEVYPICAMTGEGLEVLLERLWELLETYVEEPEEIAEEVVYKAQDKPDFEVKRADDGAFVITGPRIENLVAMTNFDDDQSLRRFQRIWRYMELDKLLKEKGIHDGNTVRICEMEFEYHE; from the coding sequence ATGTTTATCGATAGAGCCAGAATTTTTGTACAGTCCGGAAAAGGCGGCGACGGCATGAGCAGCTTCCGCCGCGAAAAATTTGTCCCCAAGGGCGGTCCTGACGGCGGCGACGGCGGCCACGGCGGCAACGTCGTCCTCGTAGCCGACCGCAACGTCAACACCCTCGTCGACTTCCGCTTCCGCCGCCTGTTCAAGGCCAAGCCCGGCGGCAAGGGCCAGGGAGCGAACTGCTACGGCCGCAACGCCGAAGACCTGCTCATTACGGTTCCTTTAGGCACGATCGTAAAAGACGAAGAATCGGGCCAGATCATCGCCGACCTGAGTCATGACGGCCAGCAGGCTGTCGTAGCCAAAGGCGGCCGCGGCGGCCGGGGCAACTGGCATTTCCGCTCCAGTTCCAACCGCACTCCGACCTTTGCCGAACGGGGTGAACCGGGAGAAGAGCGGTGGCTCCGCCTGGAACTGAAGGTATTGGCCGACATCGGCCTGTTGGGCTATCCCAGCGTCGGCAAGTCGAGCATCCTGCGCAAGGTATCGGCAGCCCAGCCGGAAGTGGCAGCCTATCACTTTACGACGCTCAACCCCATTCTCGGCGTCGTCGACCTGAGCGATCACCGCAGCTTCGTCATGGCTGACATTCCCGGCCTCATTGAAGGAGCCAGCGAAGGCGTAGGCCTGGGCCACGATTTCCTCCGCCACATCGAGCGGACGAAGATACTGGTTCACGTCCTCGACGTGTCGGGCATGGAAGGCCGCGACCCTATCGAGGATTACGAAAAGATCAACGAAGAGCTGCGCAAATACAGCGAAAAGCTGTCGCGGAAAAAACAGATTATCGCGGCGAATAAAATCGACATGCTCGGCGATTCGGACAATCTGGAACGGCTGAAAGCTTACATGGACGAACGGGGACAGGAAGTATACCCCATCTGCGCCATGACCGGTGAAGGGCTGGAAGTCCTCCTCGAACGGCTGTGGGAGCTGCTGGAAACGTACGTCGAAGAGCCGGAAGAAATCGCCGAAGAAGTCGTCTACAAGGCGCAGGATAAGCCGGACTTCGAAGTCAAGCGGGCCGACGACGGAGCTTTCGTCATTACGGGCCCCCGTATTGAAAACCTCGTAGCCATGACGAACTTCGACGACGACCAGTCCCTGCGCCGTTTCCAGCGCATCTGGCGCTACATGGAGCTGGATAAGCTGCTGAAGGAAAAGGGCATTCACGATGGAAATACTGTCCGCATCTGCGAAATGGAATTTGAATATCACGAATAA
- the ftsX gene encoding permease-like cell division protein FtsX: MKIRTMRYFVSEAVKSFWRNSFMTIASIATVALSFFILGVFTIIVANLDHFAENLESQVQISIYLKDDLTTDQVMSVGRRLKALPDVKELSFTNKDQAMEKLKERMKDQPGILNALEGKNPLPSSYELTFTNPEAVKKTAAIVAEYPEVESSHYGQEIIEQLFQITAVVRWGGIALIILLTFATLFIISNTIRLTVFARRKEIGIMKYVGATNWFIRWPFLLEGLFLGFIGGVIADLALLQFYEFITVTIHRTLAFLPMVGMYPFMYQMGGVLLLLSMVIGAIGSTISLKRYMKV, encoded by the coding sequence ATGAAGATTAGAACGATGCGGTACTTCGTGTCCGAAGCGGTCAAGTCTTTTTGGCGCAACAGCTTCATGACCATCGCCTCCATTGCGACGGTCGCCTTGTCCTTTTTCATCTTAGGCGTATTTACGATTATCGTCGCTAATTTGGATCACTTCGCAGAAAATCTGGAGAGCCAGGTGCAGATCAGCATCTATTTAAAGGACGACTTGACGACGGACCAGGTCATGAGCGTCGGCCGCCGGCTGAAAGCTCTGCCCGATGTCAAGGAACTCAGCTTTACCAATAAAGATCAGGCCATGGAAAAGCTGAAGGAACGGATGAAGGACCAGCCGGGTATCCTGAATGCCCTGGAAGGGAAGAACCCTCTGCCCAGCTCGTACGAGCTGACCTTCACCAATCCGGAAGCCGTTAAAAAGACGGCGGCTATTGTCGCCGAATATCCGGAAGTCGAAAGCTCCCATTACGGTCAGGAAATCATCGAGCAGCTGTTTCAGATTACGGCCGTCGTCCGCTGGGGCGGCATTGCCTTGATCATCCTCTTGACCTTTGCGACGCTGTTCATCATTTCCAATACGATTCGCCTGACCGTATTTGCCCGCCGCAAGGAAATCGGTATCATGAAATACGTCGGTGCGACGAACTGGTTTATCCGCTGGCCCTTCCTGCTGGAAGGCCTGTTCCTGGGCTTTATCGGCGGCGTCATCGCCGACCTGGCCCTGCTGCAGTTTTATGAATTCATTACGGTGACGATTCACCGTACTCTGGCGTTCCTGCCCATGGTCGGCATGTACCCCTTCATGTATCAAATGGGGGGCGTCCTCCTGCTCCTCAGCATGGTCATCGGGGCTATCGGCAGTACGATTTCGTTGAAGCGGTATATGAAGGTGTAA